AGGTTGGGGCGCAGCAGCAGGCGCTGGTGCGGGTAGTCGATGACGAGGGAAAAGCGCTTGAGCAGCTCGTAGCCCACGTTGCCGTTGCGGGGCACGTCCACGCGGCGGTGCACGTCGGCCTCATCAGGGAACGAGGTAAGCACCGACCGGAGCTGGTGCCGGCCCAGCTGCAGGGACGGCACCCGGCCCAGGTAGCCGCGCACCACGCCGCCCAGGCCCTGGCCGAGCTCGGCAGGCAGGCGCCGGGCGGGGCCCCGCATGCGCGGGTCCGAGTCGGTTTCGAGCGACAGGGCGTGGCTGGCGCCGGTGTCGAGCACCAGCTTCAGGTCCATGGTCAGGGAGTCGCTGAGCTGCACGGGGGCCGTGAAATAGGCCTTGCCTTTCTCGAGCGACAGCGGCAGGCTTGACCAGCGCCGGCCCTTGGGGGCCTGGTAGGTGGCCGGGTCGCTCAGCATCATGTTCTGCTCTTCGGTGTGCAGTGCCACCACAAAGCTGCGAAACAGCTCGGAGCCCAGAATGCCGTGGATGGGCGTGCCCACGTAGCCCGAGAGGTTGAGCACGTCGCTTTCGAGCACCAGCGGGGCCAGGCAGGGGGCCTCCACGCCGCCGAGGGTCACGCGCACGTCGTTGGTCTGGTAGGCCATCAGGCCGATGTCGGAGCCGCCCGCGCCCACCACCCGGTACCGCTCGCCGTGCTTCAGGCCCAGCGAATCGGCCACGGTGGGCGACGTGATGATGGTGGTGGCCACGCCCGTGTCGAGCAGAAAGTTAAAAGGCCCCAACCCGTTGAGCTGGCAGCTCACCACCAGCAGGTTGCGCTGCACCTGGATGGGCACTTTGGCCTCTTGCCGCTTGGGGTTGCGAAACACAAACGGCGCGGCGGCCGGCTGCGCGTGCGCAAGCTGGCCCATTTCCCCGCCAAAGACGAGGAAAACCACCAACCAGATGATGCGCGCAACCAGCATGGCCAAACAAGTGCTACCGAGGCGGTAAAGTAAGCGCAAAGATGCGCCACCACCGCAAAGGCCGCCTTAGTCCGGCAGCTCCCAGGTGCCGGCCGGGTCGTAGCGCAGCGCGCCGCCGCCAATGTGCAGGGGCGCCGCCACGTTGTTGTGGTAGAGCTGGCCCGTGCCCAGGCCCTGCGCAAAGCCGCGCACGTCGTATTCGCCCGTGAGCTGGGCCACGGCGTTGAGGCCGACGTTGGACTCCAGCGCCGACGTAATCCACCAGCCGATGCCGCGCGCCTCGGCCAGCGCAATCCAGCGGCGGGTGGCCGCGTGCCCGCCCAGCAGCGTGGGCTTTAGGACCACGTAGGCCGGGCGCACCGCGTCGAGCAGCGCGGCCTGGCGGGCCGGGTCTTCCACGCCGATGAGCTCTTCGTCGAGGGCAATGGGCAGGGGCGAGGTGCGGCATAATTCAGCCAATGCGTCGGTTTGGCCGGCCGCGATGGGCTGCTCGATGGAGTGAATGCTGAAAGCGGCCATCTGCGCCAGCTTGTGCGGGGCGTCGGCCGGGGCAAAGGCGCCGTTGGCGTCCACGCGCAGCGTGAGGCGTTCGGGGCCGGCCGCGGCCCTGATTTCGGCCAGCAGGCTCAGCTCCGTCTCGAAATCCAGGCTGCCGATTTTGAGCTTCAGGCAGTCGTAGCCCGCCGCCAGCTTCTGCCCAATCTGCTCGCGCATGAAGGGGGCGTCGCCCATCCACACCAGCCCGTTGATGGGCAGCGCGGCCTCGCCGCGGCTGAAGGCGTTGTCGTAGAGCTGCCGTCGCCCGGCGCGGGCCAGGTCGAGCAGGGCCGTTTCGAGGGCAAACACCAGCGACGGCAGGCCCGGCCCCACGAAGGCCGGCGCATCGGCCACGTCGAAGGCCGCAAACCCGGCCGCGTTGAACCGCTCGCAGAGCCGGGCCACGGCGGCCGGGAAATCGGGGCCGTATTCCGGGCTGAGGCCGGCCAGGGGCGCGGCCTCGCCCAGCCCCGCGGCGTCGGGATGGGCGTCGTGGGTGAGGTGCAGGTACCAGGCCACGTGTTCGGCCAGGGCGCCGCGCGAGGTGCGGGCCGGAAAGTTGAAGCGCAGGGCGCGATGCAAAAAGCGGAGGCGAAGCATGCCGCAAAGATGCGCGACAAGCTTCGCCTCCGCTTGCGGAAGGCAGGGCCCGAAATTACTTGGTGCCCGAAGTATTGGTCTTGCCCCGACGGCTCACCAAGCCGCCCTTGCGGCCGGCGTCGCGGGCCTCTTCGGCCGAAAAGCGGTGGCCGCGGCCGCTGGCGTGCGAAGCCTTGCCGCCCTCGCTGGCGATGCGCCGCTGGGTTTCGGGGCTCATGGCGGCGAAACCGCGGCGGCTTTTGGTGCCCACGCGGTTAGCAGGGCGGGTGGCCGACTTGGCGGCGGCAGGGGCGGAAGTGGAAGCTGTTGCCATAGTGGTGGTGTGAGAAGGGATTGAGTGAAAACAATTAGCAACTGCAATGGTAGGAACCCATACGCCGTAATCCTACCCTTATGCATTGGTTTAGTTGTGATTCAGAGGCTAAAAACTCATAAATACCACTTAGTACTGAGGAGCTTCTACGTAGTAATTGGCGGGGCCTGCGTGTTTGTGTACGCGGATGCGGCCAGTCGGTGCGGGCACATTTCGTCGGGCGGGTGCAACCTCAACGGTGCTAAGCCGGTTAGTGAACCGGTGCCCTCCTGTGGGCCCACCGCATTATGCCCCAACTCGACGTTGCGCCGGTGGCCCCCGTGGCCGCCACTCCCTGGCTGGCTCGCTACCACGCCGTGCGCGCCCAAAGCACGGCCCTGTGCGCGCCCCTGCTGCCCGAAGACACGGTGGTGCAGCCCATGCTCGACGTGAGCCCGCCGAAGTGGCACCTGGCCCACACCACCTGGTTTTGGGAAACGTTTCTGCTAAAAGAGTACGCAGCCAGTTACCAGCTTTTTCACCCGGACTACGCTTTCCTGTTCAATTCCTACTATAACTCGCTGGGCTCGCGCGTGAACCGCGCCGACCGCGGCACGCTCTCGCGCCCGCCCCTGGCCGACGTGCTGGCCTACCGCGCCCACGTCGACGAGGCCCTGAGCGCCTTGCTGAACGAGCGCGCCGACGAGTTGCCCGCCGCGTTTTTTGAGCTGCTGGAACTGGGCCTGCAGCACGAGCAGCAGCACCAGGAGCTGCTGGCCACCGACATTAAATACATTCTGAGTACCAGCCCGCTGGCACCAGAGTATCTGCCCGCCACGGAGTTGCCGGCGCCGATTACGCACGCCGCGCCGGGGGCCTGGCTGCCGGTGCCCGGTGGCATCAACCGGATTGGCTTTCAGGAAGAGGAAGGGTTCTGTTTCGACAATGAGCTGGGCGTCCACGAGGTGCTCATTGCGCCTTTCGAGCTGCAAAACCGCTTAGTGACCAACGCCGAGTACATCGCCTTCATCGAGGCCGGCGGCTACCGCGACTTCCGCTACTGGATGGGGGAGGGCTGGGACCTGGCCCAGGCGCAGGGCTGGGAGGCGCCGCTGTACTGGGTGCAGAAAGATGGCCAGTGGCACCGCTTCACGCACCACGGCCTGCAGCCCGTGGATGGGGCCGCGCCCGTCACGCACGTCAGCTTCTACGAGGCCGACGCCTACGCCAACTGGGCCGGCGCCCGCCTGCCCACCGAGGCTGAGTGGGAAACCGCTGCCCGCCACTTTGGCGCCACGCCCGCGGAGGGCACCTGGCTCGAAAGCAGCCGCCTCGACCCCCAGCCCTTGCCCGCCGATGCCGACCCTACCCAGTGCCACCAGCTGCTGGGCGACTGCTGGGAGTGGACCTATTCGGCCTACCACGCTTACCCCGGCTACGCCCGCGCCGCCGGTGCCCTGGGCGAGTACAACGGCAAGTTCATGGTGAACCAGCTGGTGCTGCGCGGCGGCTCCTGCGCCACGCCCGAAAGCCACATTCGCGTGAGCTACCGCAACTTCTTTCACGCCGACAAACGCTGGCAGTTCACCGGCATCCGGTTGGCGCGCTAAGCTGATACCCGTTTTTTCGGGCCTTCCCCGGCGGGGGAAGGCCCTTTTGCCATCTTTGCCCGGCGTCGCCCGGGCGCTTTTGCAATCTATTCTGCTGCATGACGACTTCTTCCCTGTTGACCCCTTCCGTAGCCGAGCTGGCGCAGCACGTGGCCGAAGGCCTGCGCAAAACGCCCAAAACTCTGTCGTCGATGTATTTCTACGACGACGCGGGCAGCCGTCTGTTCCAGCAAATCATGGACTTGCCGGAGTACTACCCCACGCGGGCCGAGTTTGCCATTTTTCGGGAGCACGGTGCGGCGCTGGCGACGGCCCTGAGCCCGGGGGCAGGCCAGGCTTTTTCGCTGGTGGAGCTGGGGGCGGGCGACGGTGCCAAAACCAAGCTGCTGCTGCGCGAGCTGCTGAATGCCGGCACCGAGTTCACCTACGCGCCGGTCGACATTTCCTCGGGGGCCATGACGGGGCTGGTGGACACGCTGCGGCGCGAGCTGCCGGCCCTGCGCGTGGCGCCGGTGGTGGAGGATTACGCCACCGCCCTCACGCAGCTGCGCACCTGGCCCGGCAGCAAGGCCGTGCTGTTTCTGGGGTCCAACATCGGCAACTTCGGCCCCAACGAGCGACTGAATTTCCTGCGCCAGCTGGCCGCCCCCCTCGCGCCCGCCGACCGCCTGCTCATCGGTTTCGACCTGCAGAAGGACCCACGCCGCATCCGCGCCGCCTACGACGATGCCCAGGGCGTGACCGCCGCGTTCAACCTCAACCTGCTCACCCGCCTCAACCGCGAGCTGGGCGCCGATTTTGACCTCGCCCACTGGCAGCACTACACCGACTACAGCCCGCTCACCGGCGCGGTGCGCTCCTTCCTGGTGAGCACCCGCGCCCAGCAGGTGCGTTTCGCGGCGCTGGATGAAACCGTCGAGTTTGCGGCCTGGGAAGTCATTCACACCGAGAATTCCTACAAGTTCACGCCCGCCCAAATCGAGGCCCTGGCCGCCGAAGCGGGTCTGCGCGTGGTGCAAACCTTCACCGATGCCGCCGGCGATTTTGCCGATGTCGTCCTGGCCGCCCGTCCTGAATAAACCCGCTATGAGCACGCCCCCTGCAACGGTCAGCCTGGCCTCGGGCTATGGGAATTTTGCGGTGCCCGAAGTGGCCCTTCGCGCCGCCAATGCCGCCCTGGCCGCCGCTCACAGCCAGCACGCGCCGCTGGCCGTGGCACCGCCCGCCGGCCTGCCCGAACTGCGCGAAGCGCTGGCCCAACGCTACCGCCAGCGCGGCGCCCCCGCCGTGACGGCCGAGCAGGTGGTCGTAACCAGCGGTGCTAAAACCGCCCTTTTTGCGGTGCTAAGCGAAGTGCTGACGCCCGGCGACGACGTGCTGATGCCCACGCCCAACTGGTTTGGCTTTGTAGAGCTGGTGCACCGGGCCGGCGGCGCGCTGCGCACGCTGCCCCTGTCGGCCGCCCACCAGTACGCCCTCACGCCGGAGGCCCTGCGGGCCGCCCTCACGCCGGCCACCCGGCTGCTGCTGCTCAGCAACCCCAACAACCCCACCGGCCGCGTGTATTCGCGCGCCGAGTGGGCCGCGCTGCTGGCCGTGACTGCCGACTTTCCGAAGCTGTGGGTGCTCAGCGACGAGATTTACGAAGGCATCTGCTTCGGGGTCGAGCCGGTGCCCACGCTGCTGGCCTGGCCCGACCCGCACGGCCGGCACGTGGTGGTGAGCGGCTTCTCGAAGTCGCTGGCCCTGGCGGGCTGGGGCGTGGGCTGCGTGGTGGCGCCGGCTGCGCTGGCCCGCGCCGTCACGGCCCGGCTGTTTGCCACGGGCGTGGCCGTGCCGGTGCCCAGCCAGGCTGCCGCCCTGGCCGCCACCCGCCACGCCGACGAAATCAGCCCGGCGCTGTGCGCGCAGCTGCGGCCCAACCGCGAGCGGCTGTTGGCTGCGCTGGCCGCATTGCCGGGCGC
This DNA window, taken from Hymenobacter sp. 5317J-9, encodes the following:
- a CDS encoding aspartyl protease family protein, which gives rise to MLVARIIWLVVFLVFGGEMGQLAHAQPAAAPFVFRNPKRQEAKVPIQVQRNLLVVSCQLNGLGPFNFLLDTGVATTIITSPTVADSLGLKHGERYRVVGAGGSDIGLMAYQTNDVRVTLGGVEAPCLAPLVLESDVLNLSGYVGTPIHGILGSELFRSFVVALHTEEQNMMLSDPATYQAPKGRRWSSLPLSLEKGKAYFTAPVQLSDSLTMDLKLVLDTGASHALSLETDSDPRMRGPARRLPAELGQGLGGVVRGYLGRVPSLQLGRHQLRSVLTSFPDEADVHRRVDVPRNGNVGYELLKRFSLVIDYPHQRLLLRPNLRLNEPFEHDMCGLDLLATGPDYHRFVVLRVEPDSPAYVAGIEPTEELLSINFLPVEAFSLTQLSRMLRSEDGRSLFMVLRRQNGDLHTVSLRLKRQI
- a CDS encoding o-succinylbenzoate synthase produces the protein MLRLRFLHRALRFNFPARTSRGALAEHVAWYLHLTHDAHPDAAGLGEAAPLAGLSPEYGPDFPAAVARLCERFNAAGFAAFDVADAPAFVGPGLPSLVFALETALLDLARAGRRQLYDNAFSRGEAALPINGLVWMGDAPFMREQIGQKLAAGYDCLKLKIGSLDFETELSLLAEIRAAAGPERLTLRVDANGAFAPADAPHKLAQMAAFSIHSIEQPIAAGQTDALAELCRTSPLPIALDEELIGVEDPARQAALLDAVRPAYVVLKPTLLGGHAATRRWIALAEARGIGWWITSALESNVGLNAVAQLTGEYDVRGFAQGLGTGQLYHNNVAAPLHIGGGALRYDPAGTWELPD
- a CDS encoding KGG domain-containing protein; this encodes MATASTSAPAAAKSATRPANRVGTKSRRGFAAMSPETQRRIASEGGKASHASGRGHRFSAEEARDAGRKGGLVSRRGKTNTSGTK
- the egtB gene encoding ergothioneine biosynthesis protein EgtB, with product MPQLDVAPVAPVAATPWLARYHAVRAQSTALCAPLLPEDTVVQPMLDVSPPKWHLAHTTWFWETFLLKEYAASYQLFHPDYAFLFNSYYNSLGSRVNRADRGTLSRPPLADVLAYRAHVDEALSALLNERADELPAAFFELLELGLQHEQQHQELLATDIKYILSTSPLAPEYLPATELPAPITHAAPGAWLPVPGGINRIGFQEEEGFCFDNELGVHEVLIAPFELQNRLVTNAEYIAFIEAGGYRDFRYWMGEGWDLAQAQGWEAPLYWVQKDGQWHRFTHHGLQPVDGAAPVTHVSFYEADAYANWAGARLPTEAEWETAARHFGATPAEGTWLESSRLDPQPLPADADPTQCHQLLGDCWEWTYSAYHAYPGYARAAGALGEYNGKFMVNQLVLRGGSCATPESHIRVSYRNFFHADKRWQFTGIRLAR
- the egtD gene encoding L-histidine N(alpha)-methyltransferase; translated protein: MTTSSLLTPSVAELAQHVAEGLRKTPKTLSSMYFYDDAGSRLFQQIMDLPEYYPTRAEFAIFREHGAALATALSPGAGQAFSLVELGAGDGAKTKLLLRELLNAGTEFTYAPVDISSGAMTGLVDTLRRELPALRVAPVVEDYATALTQLRTWPGSKAVLFLGSNIGNFGPNERLNFLRQLAAPLAPADRLLIGFDLQKDPRRIRAAYDDAQGVTAAFNLNLLTRLNRELGADFDLAHWQHYTDYSPLTGAVRSFLVSTRAQQVRFAALDETVEFAAWEVIHTENSYKFTPAQIEALAAEAGLRVVQTFTDAAGDFADVVLAARPE
- a CDS encoding pyridoxal phosphate-dependent aminotransferase translates to MSTPPATVSLASGYGNFAVPEVALRAANAALAAAHSQHAPLAVAPPAGLPELREALAQRYRQRGAPAVTAEQVVVTSGAKTALFAVLSEVLTPGDDVLMPTPNWFGFVELVHRAGGALRTLPLSAAHQYALTPEALRAALTPATRLLLLSNPNNPTGRVYSRAEWAALLAVTADFPKLWVLSDEIYEGICFGVEPVPTLLAWPDPHGRHVVVSGFSKSLALAGWGVGCVVAPAALARAVTARLFATGVAVPVPSQAAALAATRHADEISPALCAQLRPNRERLLAALAALPGAAAVVAPEGTYYVFADFTRFLAPGVPAAEASAQLVRQLAEAGVEVVDGATWGAAGFVRLSYAVAPEALEEALQRIGSVLAPVSR